In one window of Thermodesulfobacteriota bacterium DNA:
- a CDS encoding polysaccharide deacetylase family protein: MGAKLKLAFKRAVSSMLYYSGAIRILKLIILRRRAVALMYHRVLTREENGRTFSHAGIVVEKEVFEMHMRFLKKEFRVVGEKEFLSRLRDRKPFETATCLVTFDDGWLDNAANAFPTLKEHGIPALVFLSAGHIGSKEPFWQERMKAMLEAISKENTAGGVQLLESYGLSAGLSAKELSASISDFVYSRKSCEPGSIAGIMREISGHAGIRPPQKTDRFLDWDQVKSMMSSGIVFGAHGVSHNLLTIIPAAEADSEIVESRRMIEKKTGRAPDSFSYPNGDFDDGTATLVKKHGYAAAFTTKRGFVRHTDDPFRLKRVNIHNDATMTVPMFYCRILGVF, from the coding sequence ATGGGCGCCAAACTGAAGCTGGCTTTCAAGAGGGCCGTCTCCTCCATGCTCTACTACTCCGGAGCCATTCGCATTTTGAAGCTCATTATCCTCAGGAGGAGGGCCGTGGCTCTCATGTACCACAGGGTGCTCACAAGGGAGGAAAACGGGAGGACGTTTTCGCACGCTGGCATAGTAGTTGAGAAGGAAGTCTTTGAGATGCATATGCGGTTCCTTAAAAAGGAATTCAGGGTGGTCGGCGAAAAAGAGTTCCTCTCACGCCTGAGGGACCGGAAACCCTTCGAGACCGCCACCTGTCTTGTAACCTTCGACGACGGCTGGCTGGATAATGCCGCCAATGCCTTCCCCACGCTCAAAGAACACGGCATACCTGCTCTCGTTTTCCTCAGCGCAGGACACATCGGGTCAAAAGAGCCCTTCTGGCAGGAGCGCATGAAGGCCATGCTGGAGGCAATCTCAAAAGAGAATACCGCCGGGGGAGTTCAGCTGCTCGAATCCTACGGATTAAGCGCGGGCTTGAGCGCAAAAGAGCTTTCAGCAAGCATCAGCGACTTCGTCTACAGCCGGAAATCCTGCGAGCCGGGGAGCATAGCCGGAATAATGCGGGAAATCTCCGGGCATGCCGGGATCAGGCCGCCGCAGAAGACGGACAGGTTCCTGGACTGGGACCAGGTCAAGTCCATGATGTCGTCCGGCATAGTCTTCGGGGCGCACGGCGTAAGCCATAATCTCCTAACGATTATACCGGCGGCAGAGGCCGATTCCGAAATAGTAGAGTCGAGGCGGATGATCGAGAAGAAGACGGGCAGGGCCCCGGATTCGTTCAGCTACCCAAACGGCGACTTCGACGATGGCACGGCGACCCTGGTCAAAAAACACGGTTACGCGGCCGCATTCACCACTAAGCGGGGGTTTGTAAGGCACACTGACGACCCTTTCAGGCTGAAAAGGGTCAACATACATAACGACGCCACAATGACCGTCCCCATGTTCTATTGCAGGATACTCGGGGTCTTCTGA
- a CDS encoding ATP-grasp domain-containing protein, producing MKVLVTDGDNRAALAITRSLGKAGHHVTVGERKETSLSSVSSYCRASFVYPDPASDPRGFIEALLGQVSKEGIDVIMPVSDISTFLVTGNRHVFTSSRVPFASFETLDLAARKDRLFETAGRLNIPAPRTVVLRKKGDGSKKKLDIDFPVVVKPHRSRIQGPDGKWLSASVSYASGPDELEQVLRMKKGQYPLLLQERINGPGIGVFACYDRGALKAMFSHRRLREKPPSGGVSVLCESIPVPALAKEYTEALLGSLGWHGVAMVEFKLDERDGLPKLMEINGRFWGSLQLAIDAGVDFPSMLMDIAMEKEVRPCFEYRTGRRTRWFWGDVDSLLMVLLKKSRSLKLPPGHPGKLGSILSFLKPSLGGTRFDVLRFDDPRPWLYETSMWFRNQLGRG from the coding sequence GTGAAAGTACTTGTAACAGACGGGGATAACAGGGCCGCCCTGGCAATTACGCGCTCGCTGGGCAAAGCCGGCCACCATGTGACCGTGGGCGAGAGGAAGGAGACCTCCCTCTCATCGGTTTCATCCTATTGCCGCGCCAGCTTCGTTTACCCGGACCCAGCTTCCGACCCGCGCGGGTTCATAGAGGCACTCCTCGGGCAGGTGTCAAAGGAGGGGATAGACGTTATCATGCCCGTATCCGACATCTCGACCTTTCTCGTTACAGGCAACCGGCATGTATTCACCTCAAGCAGGGTCCCGTTCGCGTCTTTCGAGACCCTGGACCTGGCTGCGCGGAAGGACCGCCTTTTCGAAACCGCCGGCAGGCTCAATATACCGGCGCCCAGGACGGTCGTCTTAAGGAAAAAGGGCGACGGCTCCAAAAAAAAGCTGGATATAGATTTCCCGGTCGTGGTAAAGCCCCACAGGTCCAGGATACAGGGCCCGGACGGGAAGTGGCTTTCGGCCTCTGTAAGCTACGCCTCCGGCCCGGATGAGCTTGAACAAGTTCTACGGATGAAAAAAGGGCAGTACCCGCTTCTCCTGCAGGAAAGGATAAACGGACCCGGGATAGGGGTCTTCGCCTGCTATGATCGGGGCGCGCTCAAGGCCATGTTCAGCCACAGGAGGCTCAGGGAGAAGCCTCCTTCAGGCGGGGTCAGCGTCCTTTGCGAGAGCATCCCTGTGCCGGCCCTGGCGAAGGAATATACCGAGGCCCTCCTCGGGAGCCTCGGCTGGCACGGTGTGGCCATGGTGGAGTTCAAGCTGGACGAGCGTGACGGGCTCCCGAAGCTCATGGAGATAAACGGGCGCTTCTGGGGCTCTCTCCAGCTGGCGATCGATGCGGGTGTGGACTTCCCGTCCATGCTTATGGATATCGCGATGGAGAAGGAAGTCCGTCCATGTTTCGAGTACAGGACCGGAAGGAGGACGCGCTGGTTCTGGGGAGACGTGGATTCGCTACTCATGGTGCTCCTCAAAAAAAGTCGGTCGCTTAAGCTCCCGCCGGGCCACCCGGGAAAACTCGGCTCCATATTAAGCTTCCTCAAGCCGTCGCTCGGCGGCACTCGCTTCGATGTATTGAGGTTCGATGACCCGCGGCCCTGGCTATACGAGACCTCAATGTGGTTCAGGAACCAACTGGGCAGGGGGTAA
- a CDS encoding PHP domain-containing protein, which yields MRGIFHAHSTYSHDGRCTLPELVALCKAQGLGFVALSEHAEDMDPARMDAFTSECKELSKKGVILLPGLEFGFSEYPKLHLLGIGVTRYIPPGNISLTIEAIREQRGLSVIAHPARNGHFVPEHIKVKLDGVEVWNASYDSRYLPHHRSVTLYSSLRKTNSSLLAFGGLDFHTARNFRELDLVVNGSPADARELLNLLREGSYTNKGKLFSMGSRQEFGYMTVGGIRLGRLFLEGADTLVSLARVKR from the coding sequence ATGCGGGGCATATTTCACGCGCATTCCACCTATTCGCATGACGGCAGATGCACCCTCCCGGAGCTCGTTGCGCTCTGCAAGGCGCAGGGGCTCGGGTTCGTCGCGCTTTCTGAACACGCGGAGGACATGGATCCCGCCAGGATGGACGCCTTTACCTCGGAGTGCAAGGAGCTATCAAAAAAAGGCGTAATACTTCTGCCCGGGCTCGAGTTCGGGTTCAGCGAATATCCCAAGCTGCACCTTTTGGGCATAGGCGTAACCCGGTATATCCCGCCCGGGAACATATCGCTTACGATAGAAGCCATCCGAGAGCAGCGCGGGCTTTCGGTTATAGCCCATCCGGCCAGGAACGGGCACTTCGTCCCGGAGCACATTAAAGTGAAGCTCGACGGGGTCGAAGTCTGGAACGCCTCGTATGACAGCCGCTATCTGCCGCATCACAGGTCCGTGACTCTATACAGCTCGTTAAGGAAAACAAACAGTTCCCTGCTGGCCTTCGGGGGGCTCGATTTCCATACGGCCCGGAACTTCAGGGAACTGGATCTGGTGGTCAACGGTAGTCCTGCGGATGCCAGGGAGCTCCTTAATCTCCTCAGGGAAGGGAGCTACACAAACAAGGGAAAGCTTTTCAGCATGGGCTCCAGGCAGGAATTCGGATATATGACGGTGGGCGGGATACGGCTTGGCAGGTTGTTCCTCGAGGGGGCGGATACACTTGTATCGCTTGCTAGGGTGAAGAGGTGA
- a CDS encoding glycosyltransferase family 2 protein, whose translation MTETLHAIGIAEIIFWLSLAAVFYAYFGYPALLFLLSGLTRREIRAGNRDYTPTVSLLIPVHNEEAVIERKLKNTFSIAYPAERLEVIIVSDGSTDRTREIVGRNLSGRMRFLELPTRSGKAAALNYGLKSATGEIVVFSDSSIMLDKNAIRSIVLKFQDPAVGCVSGEDHIEGPGGEGLYGRYELFLRNLESRVHSIVGASGSFYAERREACEPFREGLAPDFLSVLNIVDKGYRAVTEPAAFGTMTSVTGVKDEFRRKARTLVRGMAALFSNARLMNPLRTGVFSLELLSHKVARWLVPFFMVSLLVSNAFLLRNLPYAVFFALQASFYALAGLAFLRIGGLHERTLGRVPLYFTAVNAAILYAWLLYATGIRMEIWNPSKRQA comes from the coding sequence GTGACTGAAACACTGCATGCCATCGGGATCGCCGAGATCATCTTCTGGCTCTCCCTCGCGGCTGTTTTCTACGCTTACTTCGGCTATCCCGCACTGCTTTTCCTCCTCTCAGGCCTCACGCGGAGGGAAATCCGCGCGGGGAACAGGGACTACACGCCTACGGTATCGCTCCTCATACCTGTCCATAACGAGGAGGCCGTAATCGAACGAAAGCTCAAGAATACCTTTTCAATCGCTTATCCCGCCGAAAGGCTCGAAGTCATAATAGTATCCGACGGCTCCACGGACCGGACAAGGGAGATAGTCGGGCGGAACCTCTCCGGACGGATGCGCTTTCTCGAGCTCCCGACAAGGAGCGGCAAGGCCGCGGCGCTCAACTACGGCCTCAAGTCCGCAACGGGCGAGATAGTCGTATTCTCCGATAGCTCCATAATGCTCGATAAAAACGCTATCAGAAGCATCGTATTGAAATTCCAGGACCCGGCAGTCGGGTGCGTATCAGGCGAGGACCACATAGAGGGTCCCGGCGGAGAGGGGCTATACGGCAGGTACGAGCTCTTCCTCAGGAACCTCGAATCGAGGGTGCATTCCATAGTCGGCGCTAGCGGCTCTTTTTACGCCGAGAGAAGAGAAGCCTGCGAGCCTTTCAGGGAGGGACTTGCCCCGGACTTCCTCTCGGTGCTTAATATAGTCGACAAGGGCTACAGGGCGGTAACGGAGCCCGCGGCTTTCGGGACAATGACGAGCGTAACGGGCGTCAAGGATGAATTCAGGCGGAAGGCCAGGACGCTTGTGAGGGGCATGGCGGCGCTTTTCAGCAATGCCCGCCTTATGAACCCCTTAAGGACTGGCGTCTTCTCGCTGGAGCTCCTGTCGCACAAGGTCGCGCGGTGGCTGGTCCCGTTTTTCATGGTCTCGCTCCTCGTGTCGAACGCGTTTCTCCTCCGGAACCTGCCCTATGCGGTCTTCTTCGCGCTCCAGGCATCTTTCTACGCCCTTGCCGGCCTCGCGTTTCTCCGTATCGGCGGCCTGCATGAGAGGACCCTCGGCAGGGTCCCGCTTTATTTTACGGCAGTGAACGCGGCCATCCTCTACGCCTGGCTCCTTTACGCGACAGGCATTCGCATGGAGATCTGGAACCCTTCCAAAAGGCAGGCCTGA
- a CDS encoding alpha/beta hydrolase, with protein sequence MTERPLFFKNGDCSLFGVLHEPEGVRKGPAFVFCSPFAEEKLWAHRVFVNFARELASRGHTVLRFDYMGNGDSDGDFEETTLQTYISDVRAAADFTLNSAGEKDGLCLLGLGLGATFAALAAEEMPGASGLILWNPVVNGAAYMQEMLKINLTTQMSVYKEIRRTRAELARLMSEGATVNVDGYEMSNALYEQVSAISLAGEKKRFSGRTLIVEIHRKEKEPGKDMAQLASAYEGAGLSMVIEEPFWKEIKAYSAKAENLFRATLEWLEQR encoded by the coding sequence ATGACCGAAAGGCCTCTTTTTTTCAAGAACGGCGACTGCAGCCTCTTCGGGGTCCTGCACGAGCCGGAAGGTGTCAGAAAAGGCCCGGCCTTCGTCTTCTGCTCTCCTTTTGCCGAGGAGAAGCTCTGGGCGCACAGGGTCTTTGTCAACTTCGCGCGCGAGCTTGCAAGCCGCGGCCACACCGTCCTCAGGTTCGACTACATGGGTAACGGCGATAGCGACGGCGACTTCGAGGAGACGACCCTCCAGACATATATCTCTGATGTAAGGGCCGCGGCCGATTTCACCCTGAACTCCGCCGGAGAAAAGGACGGGCTCTGTCTATTGGGCCTGGGCCTCGGCGCTACCTTTGCCGCGCTCGCGGCCGAGGAGATGCCCGGGGCCTCGGGTCTCATTCTGTGGAACCCGGTCGTAAACGGGGCCGCCTACATGCAGGAGATGCTCAAGATAAACCTGACGACCCAGATGTCAGTCTACAAGGAGATACGCCGGACAAGGGCGGAGCTCGCGCGCTTGATGTCCGAGGGCGCGACGGTCAACGTTGACGGCTACGAGATGTCGAACGCGCTCTACGAGCAGGTCTCCGCGATAAGCCTCGCCGGGGAAAAGAAACGGTTCTCCGGGCGGACCCTGATCGTCGAGATACACCGTAAGGAGAAGGAGCCAGGGAAGGATATGGCACAGCTTGCCTCGGCGTACGAGGGCGCGGGCCTTTCTATGGTAATCGAAGAGCCTTTCTGGAAGGAGATAAAGGCATATTCGGCAAAAGCCGAAAACCTCTTCAGGGCGACACTCGAATGGCTGGAACAGCGATAA
- a CDS encoding class I SAM-dependent methyltransferase: MRVSDDPSSESLHLYGEIVREISLSGEELQDWFGDYARQQRSRIACDLDIISRLLGRDQRILELGSMPFITTIALRRLGYDVRGVDIHPERFRKTIEGSGITVDACDIERNALPYEDRSFDSVIFFEIFEHLRINPVFTLSEAYRVLKPGGSFLFTTPNLKSLTGMYDLLVRDRTGADPFKEYAKLEEIGHMGHVRLYTAAEVASLLESVGFKVNGVFFRGRYNSKMMRLLTGFVPSLKPMIMVSASR, translated from the coding sequence ATGCGCGTCTCGGACGATCCGAGTAGCGAGAGCCTTCACCTTTACGGCGAGATAGTCAGGGAAATCAGCTTGTCCGGGGAAGAGCTCCAGGACTGGTTCGGAGACTATGCAAGACAGCAGCGTAGCCGGATTGCCTGCGACCTTGACATAATAAGCCGTCTTCTGGGAAGGGATCAAAGGATACTCGAACTGGGCTCGATGCCTTTCATTACGACGATAGCGCTCCGCCGGCTCGGATACGACGTGCGCGGGGTGGATATCCACCCGGAAAGGTTCAGGAAGACCATCGAGGGCTCGGGGATAACCGTCGACGCGTGCGATATCGAGCGCAATGCCCTGCCCTACGAGGACCGGAGCTTCGACTCCGTCATTTTTTTCGAGATATTCGAGCACCTGAGGATAAACCCGGTTTTTACGCTCTCGGAAGCCTACAGGGTCTTAAAGCCCGGCGGCTCGTTCCTTTTCACCACACCCAACCTCAAGTCTCTCACGGGAATGTACGACCTGCTGGTCAGGGACAGGACTGGGGCGGACCCCTTCAAGGAATACGCCAAGCTTGAAGAGATCGGGCACATGGGGCACGTGCGGCTCTACACGGCAGCGGAGGTCGCTTCCCTGCTGGAAAGTGTTGGATTCAAGGTGAACGGCGTCTTTTTCAGGGGCAGGTATAATTCGAAAATGATGCGCCTGCTGACCGGTTTCGTCCCATCCCTTAAGCCAATGATAATGGTTAGCGCATCAAGGTAA
- a CDS encoding lipopolysaccharide biosynthesis protein, translated as MQIVGRLKALSEFLSSHDGTLRKKTVRSGVLVGFNSIIINSLGFIRTIILARLLAPEVFGLMSICLIVVKAAEIFTETGFGAALIHRKDNFEASRDTAFTMSFIRGCVLAISVFFLSPLIAAYYDNLLLEDLIKVTALILFFHGTQNINIIAFQKELDFRRIAVLEQARAASAFIILVGLAYYLGNIWSLVIGYVAVAAVDSILTYAIIPGRPGIRFNLPVARELFAYGKYITGLSIVVFLAAELDNLIIGKVLGMEMLGFYVIAFTLANLPTTHISKVTSRVMFPSYSKLQDDPHALREAYLKVLKLVASISIPAGAGLAVLSLEIVSVLYGERWAYSAGPLRILCVYGCIMAIMSLNGYIFNAIGKPSIPFYFNAARLVLITFLIYPLTAWLGLYGAAIAVTLPLALQFGAITFVFARTLGLEVMKIFKILSNVLFSTLVMILVLLLYRRIIHDADIYTLALGIAIGICTYAALNARDLRNLFRGRFLNS; from the coding sequence ATGCAGATCGTAGGTAGATTAAAGGCGCTCTCTGAGTTCCTCAGCAGCCATGACGGCACGCTGCGGAAAAAGACCGTCCGCTCAGGGGTCCTCGTCGGCTTCAACAGCATAATCATAAACTCCCTGGGCTTTATAAGGACGATCATACTGGCGCGCCTGCTGGCCCCGGAGGTATTCGGCCTTATGAGCATCTGCCTGATAGTAGTAAAAGCGGCCGAGATATTTACGGAGACAGGCTTCGGGGCGGCGCTCATCCATCGCAAGGACAATTTCGAGGCGTCGAGAGACACGGCTTTTACAATGTCGTTTATAAGAGGGTGCGTGCTGGCTATTTCCGTCTTTTTTCTCTCTCCTCTCATCGCGGCATATTACGACAACCTCCTTCTCGAAGACCTAATCAAGGTAACTGCGCTGATACTCTTTTTCCACGGGACACAGAATATAAACATCATAGCCTTCCAGAAGGAGCTCGACTTCAGGAGAATAGCTGTTCTCGAGCAGGCCAGGGCGGCCTCCGCGTTCATTATACTGGTGGGGCTTGCCTATTACCTCGGGAACATCTGGTCGCTCGTTATCGGATATGTCGCGGTGGCGGCTGTAGATTCCATCCTGACTTACGCCATCATACCCGGGCGCCCCGGAATAAGGTTCAACTTGCCGGTTGCGCGGGAGCTCTTCGCCTACGGCAAATACATAACCGGGCTTTCGATAGTAGTCTTCCTGGCCGCCGAACTGGACAACCTGATAATAGGCAAGGTGCTCGGCATGGAGATGCTCGGTTTCTATGTGATCGCGTTCACGCTCGCCAATCTGCCGACCACGCATATCTCCAAGGTCACTTCCAGGGTCATGTTCCCGTCGTACAGCAAGCTGCAGGACGACCCCCATGCGCTCCGCGAAGCATACCTCAAGGTGCTCAAGCTCGTCGCGAGCATATCCATACCGGCCGGCGCGGGGCTGGCCGTGCTGTCATTGGAGATAGTGAGCGTGCTATACGGGGAGCGGTGGGCATATTCGGCCGGCCCGCTCCGCATATTGTGCGTCTACGGCTGCATAATGGCGATAATGTCGCTGAACGGGTATATCTTCAACGCGATCGGGAAGCCGAGCATCCCATTTTACTTCAACGCGGCGCGGCTTGTCCTTATCACTTTTTTGATCTACCCCTTGACGGCCTGGCTAGGGCTGTACGGCGCCGCCATAGCCGTTACCCTTCCGCTTGCGCTCCAGTTCGGTGCCATTACATTCGTTTTTGCCAGGACGCTCGGCCTCGAGGTCATGAAGATATTTAAGATACTGTCCAACGTACTTTTTTCAACGCTCGTCATGATACTGGTCCTGTTGCTCTACAGGAGGATTATTCACGATGCCGACATATATACCCTGGCCCTCGGGATCGCGATAGGTATCTGCACCTACGCGGCGCTGAACGCGAGGGACCTGAGGAATCTTTTCAGAGGGAGATTCCTCAATTCCTGA
- a CDS encoding glycosyltransferase family 4 protein, producing MARKNILYVESSSDGTVGGSHFCLLDIIKRLDRTAYNPTVVFYNDNMLVPEFREAGCKVIILKKRRALNLLSRRSKDARDSLSGLASGPLLVIQKALNYMITFILPALSSWKVIVRERADLVHLNNTLVLSEHWILASLFTKARIIAHERGINTFFPPLTRSWGRFLRAVICISGAVLANLKKHGFPQTQLRMIYDGLDPYAFSARVSRGRQEVLSEFGIGPGSLVIGIIGNIKEWKGQKTVILAMKTVLKKYPDARCLIIGGLSDRASDSAYYESLLRTVREEGLGSSVVFTGQRSDVASIVNALDLVVHASIEPEPFGRVNLEGMALSKPVISTTLGAGPEIIVHGLTGYTVPPGEPEPLAQSILSLLGSPEQAARMGRAGRERLMEKFHISGNIRGIEAIYREVLA from the coding sequence ATGGCGAGGAAGAACATACTATACGTGGAGAGCAGCTCCGACGGGACCGTGGGCGGGTCGCATTTCTGCCTGCTTGACATAATTAAGCGGCTGGACAGGACCGCCTACAACCCGACAGTGGTATTTTACAACGACAACATGCTCGTGCCTGAATTCCGCGAAGCGGGGTGCAAGGTGATAATATTGAAGAAGCGGCGCGCCCTGAACCTCCTTTCGAGGCGGAGTAAGGACGCTCGCGATTCTCTTTCCGGTCTCGCATCCGGGCCCTTACTGGTTATCCAGAAAGCGCTCAATTACATGATAACTTTCATCTTGCCCGCCCTGTCGAGCTGGAAGGTCATCGTAAGAGAGCGGGCCGACCTTGTGCACCTCAATAACACGCTCGTGCTTTCAGAGCATTGGATCCTGGCTTCACTTTTTACAAAGGCGAGGATCATAGCCCACGAAAGGGGTATAAACACCTTTTTCCCTCCACTGACCAGGTCCTGGGGCAGGTTTTTAAGGGCCGTCATCTGCATATCCGGGGCCGTACTCGCCAATCTCAAGAAGCATGGCTTTCCGCAGACTCAGCTCAGGATGATATACGACGGGCTCGACCCGTATGCATTCAGCGCCAGGGTGAGCCGCGGCAGACAGGAAGTCCTGTCCGAATTCGGGATCGGGCCTGGTTCCCTGGTAATAGGGATTATCGGGAACATAAAGGAATGGAAGGGGCAGAAGACTGTAATCCTCGCCATGAAAACGGTTCTCAAAAAATATCCGGACGCCAGATGCCTCATCATAGGCGGATTATCCGACCGCGCAAGCGACAGCGCGTATTATGAAAGCCTGCTGCGGACCGTACGGGAGGAGGGTCTGGGCTCGAGCGTGGTCTTTACGGGCCAGCGGAGCGACGTGGCTTCCATCGTAAATGCGCTAGACCTCGTCGTCCACGCCTCGATAGAGCCCGAGCCGTTTGGGAGGGTAAACCTCGAAGGCATGGCGCTTTCCAAGCCGGTCATATCCACTACGCTCGGCGCCGGACCTGAGATAATCGTGCACGGTCTAACCGGCTATACAGTGCCCCCGGGCGAGCCTGAGCCGCTGGCACAATCGATTTTATCACTACTCGGCTCCCCGGAGCAGGCGGCCCGTATGGGCAGGGCCGGGAGGGAAAGACTTATGGAGAAATTCCATATTTCGGGGAACATCAGGGGGATTGAGGCGATATACAGAGAGGTCCTGGCCTGA
- a CDS encoding O-antigen ligase family protein gives MKLAFIGYLSILAVEYFGLGNHLPALKHLHYSLIVSAMVFVYLFIKGGNRGVQDFFEKGQTRLFLVFMSLTLFSVFYGLVRLYGFNNLKAQIGYFMLFASGYFLVREQKRLEALGLFLLSIHLCLVLINFKNFFSETRTESFNAGYFLGDGNDFGWGLNIVLPFAVYAIVKNTSILKKGFFFLCSAVISVGIFGTLSRGATLAFSISILYLILKSKNRALGVAASVFIAAGVFFFAPPKYFERMETIVQYSSDSSAMGRIGAWKAAINMASENPLGVGAGSFNSAYGRFYRPAEAISNRWISAHSIYFVVLGEYGFPGLILIVSIIIINIRQNGRSASILKGDQSLGMNYYWPVCLNMSIIAYSVGGFFLGGINYPHIYILSALTLGTSHVINARTALKGAAQPAVEPGRTGIKPFKDRQRRAPSYRHA, from the coding sequence ATGAAACTGGCTTTTATAGGATACCTGTCGATATTGGCCGTCGAGTACTTCGGCCTGGGCAATCACCTTCCGGCCTTGAAGCACCTGCATTATTCGCTTATCGTCTCGGCAATGGTTTTTGTATACCTCTTCATCAAGGGCGGGAACAGGGGCGTTCAGGACTTTTTTGAGAAGGGCCAGACCCGGCTTTTCCTCGTCTTTATGAGCTTAACCCTTTTCTCTGTCTTTTACGGCCTGGTAAGACTGTACGGTTTCAATAATCTGAAGGCCCAGATCGGATATTTCATGCTCTTCGCGTCCGGCTATTTCCTTGTCAGGGAGCAGAAGCGGCTGGAAGCGCTGGGCCTGTTCCTGCTTTCAATCCACCTTTGCCTTGTTCTCATAAACTTCAAAAACTTTTTTTCCGAGACGAGGACGGAAAGCTTTAACGCCGGCTATTTCCTGGGGGATGGCAATGATTTCGGCTGGGGCCTCAATATCGTCCTCCCGTTCGCGGTCTACGCTATAGTAAAAAATACCAGCATTCTGAAAAAGGGGTTTTTCTTCCTTTGCTCGGCTGTCATATCGGTCGGAATATTCGGGACCCTGTCGAGAGGGGCCACTCTCGCTTTTTCGATCTCCATCCTCTATTTAATACTGAAATCGAAAAACAGAGCTTTAGGCGTGGCCGCCAGCGTATTCATCGCCGCGGGGGTCTTTTTCTTCGCTCCTCCCAAGTACTTTGAAAGAATGGAAACAATCGTCCAGTATTCCTCGGACAGCTCGGCCATGGGCAGGATAGGCGCATGGAAGGCGGCCATCAACATGGCTTCCGAGAACCCGCTTGGCGTAGGCGCCGGGAGTTTCAACTCCGCATATGGACGTTTCTACAGGCCCGCCGAGGCGATTTCGAACAGGTGGATTTCCGCTCACAGCATCTACTTCGTCGTGCTCGGCGAATATGGTTTCCCGGGCCTTATACTGATCGTCTCTATCATCATCATAAACATACGCCAGAACGGCAGGTCAGCCTCGATACTCAAGGGGGACCAATCGCTCGGCATGAACTATTATTGGCCGGTATGCCTTAACATGAGTATAATAGCGTACTCTGTCGGGGGGTTCTTCCTCGGAGGGATAAACTACCCGCATATCTACATACTTTCGGCATTGACCCTCGGCACGAGCCATGTCATAAATGCGAGGACTGCATTAAAGGGGGCCGCTCAACCAGCTGTCGAGCCGGGTCGAACCGGCATAAAGCCCTTTAAGGACAGACAGCGCAGAGCGCCGTCTTATCGACACGCCTGA
- a CDS encoding acyltransferase → MPLPLFLYRAMYAALRMCSAALWWLAKVLWLEPVFRSQCEECGRNLQMGHFLPYLLGSGAIRLGDNNRLNGKVNIYFSNRYFERPDLKIGSNCSLGHLLNLNIAQSIAIGDNVRIGSLVSITDSDGHPVDKVARRTQPFPKEAIRPIIIGNDVWIGRSVTILKGVVIGDGAIIGAGSVVTRDIPPDCIAGGNPAREIRKLNQ, encoded by the coding sequence ATGCCGCTGCCTCTTTTCCTTTACAGGGCCATGTACGCCGCCTTAAGGATGTGCTCTGCCGCGCTCTGGTGGCTAGCGAAGGTCCTCTGGCTCGAACCGGTCTTCCGCTCGCAATGCGAGGAATGCGGCAGGAACCTGCAAATGGGGCATTTCCTGCCATATCTTCTCGGGAGCGGCGCTATCCGGCTCGGCGACAATAACCGCCTTAACGGGAAGGTCAACATTTACTTCTCAAACAGGTATTTTGAACGACCCGATCTCAAGATCGGCAGCAATTGCTCGCTTGGACACCTTTTAAACCTGAACATAGCGCAAAGCATCGCCATAGGCGACAACGTAAGGATCGGCAGCCTTGTCTCAATTACCGACTCGGACGGACATCCCGTCGACAAGGTCGCACGCCGCACGCAGCCTTTCCCAAAGGAGGCGATAAGGCCTATCATCATCGGGAACGACGTGTGGATCGGACGCTCGGTCACCATCCTTAAGGGCGTGGTGATAGGCGACGGGGCCATAATCGGCGCAGGCTCGGTCGTGACCAGGGATATTCCCCCGGACTGCATCGCGGGCGGCAATCCTGCCAGGGAGATCAGAAAGCTGAACCAATAG